A genomic window from Schistocerca serialis cubense isolate TAMUIC-IGC-003099 chromosome 4, iqSchSeri2.2, whole genome shotgun sequence includes:
- the LOC126474398 gene encoding proteasome assembly chaperone 4 translates to MTSSVQTVTEVEPSVELHSFQEVLCEKLITYQVLRLQDSIFIWIGSSENPAMEDLSLAIQTQYSDKPLETRILGVGNEDNSTTLANHIARKTNQPAYVSMNVPFDRLLFPAIEKRLFEEINQCPKKFNL, encoded by the exons ATGACcagttctgtacaaactgtaactgAAGTGGAGCCAAGTGTAGAACTACACAGTTTTCAGGAAGTCTTGTGTGAAAAATTAATCACTTATCAG gttCTACGGCTTCAAGATTCCATCTTTATATGGATAGGATCTTCAGAAAATCCTGCTATGGAAGATCTTTCTCTAGCTATCCAGACACAGTATAGTGACAAACCTTTGGAGACAAGAATATTAGGTGTTGgaaatgaagacaattctacaacATTAGCAAATCACATTGCTCGTAAAACTAACCAGCCTGCATATGTGAGCATGAATGTACCTTTTGACAGATTGTTGTTTCCTGCCATTGAAAAGAGACTTTTTGAAGAAATCAATCAGTGTCCCAAGAAATTCAATCTATAA